The genomic stretch CGAGGACTTCCAAAAGATGAGAGAACAATACGGTGATCTATCCGTTTTGCCCACAAAGAACTTTTTGGCGCCTCCAGAGGTTGGCGAGGAGATCGAAATCACGATCGAACAGGGGAAGACTTTGATCGTCAGACTGCAGGCCGTTGGTGACTTGAACAAAACGACCGGTACTAGAGAAGTCTACTTTGAGCTGAACGGTGAAATGAGAAAGATCCACACAATCGACAGATCGCAGAAGGTCGAAACGATCGCGAAGCCGAAAGTGGACGGCCATGACCCATCACAAGTTGGGTCGCCAATGGCAGGTGTTATTGTCGAGGTGAAAGTCCACAAGGGTTCGCTTGTTAAGAAGGGCCAGTCCGTTGCGGTGCTAAGTGCTATGAAGATGGAAATGGTCGTCTCTGCCGGTGTGGATGGCCAAGTGAAAGACGTGTTTGTGAACGACGGTGACAACGTCGAAGCGTCCGATTTGTTGGTTCTCTTGGAGGATGCTGTCGTACCCCCAAGCGAGACTCAATGAGTGTCTgtgctctttttttgatcttATCTCTACTGGATTCCCTCCTGTACAATAGCAATATCCTGTTATACGTTTATATATGGACGAATTATCTATCTGTGGTGAGTTGGTTCATCGTTACCTGCTTTAATTCTCTTCCCTCGTTCCAGTTTCCGTTCTACTTTCTAACAGGCTGCCTACTCTGGGTATTGTGCGGTTGCTTGCCCACTTTAGAGCCAATCTTGGGAATCCCCGTCGCCCCCCTCTGTGCCACTTTCGGTAGCCCCGTTCTCCCGCGAACTGCCCGTGTCCTCGAATTGGCAACAGGTTTAGTACTGGGACCCTTCATGTCTCTATGTAGGATCCTCGTCTGCTTCTCACTTTCCAACTTCTGTTTCAATTGGGATACTTCccttctttcttcctccaaCAGGTCCTTCCCAGCATCCTTCCCCTGTAAGTATAGTATGTACTGTGGATCATTCATTAGCTTCTGAAGGTAACCAGCCTCGGATTGAATGTCGATCCACGTATCCAGTATGAAATTGGTCGATTTGCAGACTTCCTGCAGCTTGGACAAATTGCCCTTGGATGAGTTCTGCACCACGTCGTTCAGCTGTTTAATAGTCTCTGTAATCTTATCAAGCGCAGTGGACTCCTCCATGAGGGACTGCAGGGCTAGCGACGAAATCTGCGTTCGCGACTGTTGCAGCTTCGATGTTATTGTCTCCGTGTCCAGCACTGACCGCCTCTGCTCAAAGATATGCGGTATAATCTCATTGAGTGTCTTCTCGTCAAACCTTTTGTTAGTCATTGCGTTCTGGTTCTGTCTCAGTAACTCGTGATTGTCTTTATCGCAGTACCAGACCTTCGCTTCAGTGTTTTGTTAGAAGTCACTTgagaaataaaataaaagcaTATGTTGATGGAGGCGTATAAAGCGCTCAGGGAGTCTTTTACTGTACTTGACCCCTTACCCACCAAACAGCTACCGAAGTTGCTCTTCAGAGTCATGGCAGACGTTGATTTTGAAACCGTGTTGGCTAATTTGAAGAGGGCGTTCGACGAACACTCAACAGACCCGGTTTCGCTTGTCACCGTGATCGACCTGTACGCCGATCAAATAAATGATACTGGAACCCCAGAGGAAATAGGTAGGTTTCTGCTGACTTTATACCAGCTGCTCCAAGACAATGAAgctgttttgaaggagattGCTTGGGACCTGCCCAAAACTCTCTTGAGCTTTTTCAATGCCCGGAACATAGACCTGCATCAGAAACTGACTGAGAGCTTGATTATTGCCTCTGTGATGAAGTGTTTTACCGAGATAGCCCTCAAGGGCAATCCAAAGGAGTGTCTCTTGGCTGGGTGTGAACTGTTGacagatttgaaatttgtAACAGATATGGACGATGCCAGTGCCACGGAAGAGAGTGAAGGAATTGATGATGACGCAACCGACACCGAATCTCAGGATACAGGGTCTGATTATACGGCATCGGGGAGCGAGGATCAGGAAGATCCACAGATCACGGCCAGCCCTGCGGACACTTACGAGGCTAAGAACGATTCGGAATTCATTCCCGATATTAAGGTACACTTACTATTCCAATTGATCACGACGTCACTAAACCGTGTGGAGAGTCTCTACCCGTCGAAGTTTTTGAGTATGGCTATTGCATCGATTCTAAGGTTCTTGAAAGGTAACATAGATTTGATGGAAAACACAGCGTTTGTGCTTCGTCGTATCAATGAGCTAGTCTCGTCCTATCATCCTACTTTAACGCCATACTCTAATCTATTAGATGTCACGAAAGAGGTGTATGATAATTTGatagaagaggaagaacagtTGAGGGAGAAATTAATGGGCGTTCTTACAACGATCTCGGTGTCTCTTTGTTTCAAGGTCAAGGACATGGCCTTCGATCTGGCTTACTACTGTACTCTAGCAGACACTACTTTAGACGTGGAATTATTTGATgaagagttcaagaagCTTTGCTGTCAATGCACCAAAATGGTGAAAACCATACCGGTGCAACTAGAACAAGAGTTTTCCAAGCTCCTACAAGAATCAAAAGAAATATACAACCCGGTACTAGAATTATCCGAAAAACCCGAAAGTGAAGTTACCCAAATGATATATCAGTTATCGTATACATTTGCGATGAACAAGACGCTGAAAGAGACGGACATGGTGGTAGACCCGTATGGGATTATTATCCTGTCCGGAATGTTTTACGTGGAATACAACACGCATTTAGTACCAAAGATTGCTGTTGGGGACGCCATCTATCTTTTCTTGAGGTGCGCGACGGCTTCATTATTTTCCGATgtcttcaacaacaaaaccGTGGAAAGCACCTGTAAATATTGGATTTGGGTTTCATTGGTTAACAATTCCATACCTAACATAAAAGGGCAGCTGACAGATATTTCCCCAATCATAATACGCACCTTCTTACAGATACTTTTAGTCAAAAATTGTGCTGAGAAGAACGAACACGTCAGAACGGCGACGTTTGTTTTGTTGACCCGAATTCTATGCATTTTACCAGAAGAAATGTCGTATGGATTCATCTTCGATACTCTGCTAACTTGCCCCTATGTGCACGCCAAGATAATCATGATAAAAGTTTTCAAGGACTTGACACAACGCAACTCAAACGATATAACGGGGCATATCACACGAACTAGTGAGTCGGCAAACTCGGTAACTAATAATATCTCCAAACTGAAGATCTCAGAGGACGGGAAACCGGCCCGCCCAGCACTACCGCCCAGACCGTACATTGCCATTACTGACGATCGGATGGCGTCCATCCACAGCTTAGCAATGGTCGCCGTCCAGAATGTACAAAACGACTTGGAAACAAAGCAGATGTCTGCGATTCCCTTGCTTCTAGCTTATATGAACCTTTTCGTTGGAATACGAGATAAATGGAATAAGGATCTACTGTTTGCAATGCAGAAATCTATCGATGATAAATTCAAAACACACAAATGGTCCAGCGACGGCCACCCAGTGCCGCAACTGGACTTCATCAAAATAGCAAATGATACTTTGAAGCAATATCTGAATGTATAATAAGTAAATTGAAGGTGTTGGTGTCAACACTTCTACACAACATTGTCACTCATCCACACAAGTAACTATGACTCTCATTTTgttcctttttctcttttttttaatcATCGCcgttttgaagattctTCTGCATTACGTTGCGATGACTGAGAAGATTTAGGGTCCAGGATGTACAAGACAAGCCAAGGTAACACCCCCTCGtaaaacacacacacacacacacaatGAAACCAGCTGGTCCTTGTCAGAAAGTATTTGTACGGTTTAAACACTCCATCCATACCCCAAGCATTTCTCAAATCCCAGATTTCTCGAAATACTCGCCGATTCAGCCAATAAAAGAGGGTCTTGCTCCGTACCTGTTCGAAACGATGAAGGCGTACCCTAACGGGTCTAAGTATGTGAATCAACAGCATTACTACCATAATAAAACTGTACTGATTGAGAATTACGCGAGGCGGACGCCAAATCCGGTTTCTCTAACGCAACTAGCGCAATATTACGACGACTCGAGTACTCTGACCAAGGCAAAGATTATAAACTCCGGGAAATTCGTGAAGGAGGAGTTGGCTATTCGAATggccaagaaattgaggcTGCTACAAAACCTCCCCTTTAATGTAGTGAATAATTTCCATTTTGTCCAAGTCTATGAATCATACTACGACATCTTTGAACGATTTAGACGATTCCCAACCATTCGAACGTTGGAGGACAACATGCGGTTTGCAGAGTTTACCAAGGATATTCTCCAGGACTTCAACTCCCTGAATCTACCGCATTTGGTGATGGGGGCTTTGGAATGTACAATTCTGGATCTTTATCCTACAGAAAAGATGGACGAGCTATTATCGGATTTGTTGCGGGCAAGAATCTCTAGAAGGCTGATAGTGGAGGAACATTTGAGTGTGACAGCTAACTTCTTAAGCG from Huiozyma naganishii CBS 8797 chromosome 6, complete genome encodes the following:
- the DUO1 gene encoding Duo1p (similar to Saccharomyces cerevisiae DUO1 (YGL061C); ancestral locus Anc_6.114), whose protein sequence is MTNKRFDEKTLNEIIPHIFEQRRSVLDTETITSKLQQSRTQISSLALQSLMEESTALDKITETIKQLNDVVQNSSKGNLSKLQEVCKSTNFILDTWIDIQSEAGYLQKLMNDPQYILYLQGKDAGKDLLEEERREVSQLKQKLESEKQTRILHRDMKGPSTKPVANSRTRAVRGRTGLPKVAQRGATGIPKIGSKVGKQPHNTQSRQPVRK
- the YBP2 gene encoding Ybp2p (similar to Saccharomyces cerevisiae YBP1 (YBR216C) and YBP2 (YGL060W); ancestral locus Anc_6.112), translating into MADVDFETVLANLKRAFDEHSTDPVSLVTVIDLYADQINDTGTPEEIGRFLLTLYQLLQDNEAVLKEIAWDLPKTLLSFFNARNIDLHQKLTESLIIASVMKCFTEIALKGNPKECLLAGCELLTDLKFVTDMDDASATEESEGIDDDATDTESQDTGSDYTASGSEDQEDPQITASPADTYEAKNDSEFIPDIKVHLLFQLITTSLNRVESLYPSKFLSMAIASILRFLKGNIDLMENTAFVLRRINELVSSYHPTLTPYSNLLDVTKEVYDNLIEEEEQLREKLMGVLTTISVSLCFKVKDMAFDLAYYCTLADTTLDVELFDEEFKKLCCQCTKMVKTIPVQLEQEFSKLLQESKEIYNPVLELSEKPESEVTQMIYQLSYTFAMNKTLKETDMVVDPYGIIILSGMFYVEYNTHLVPKIAVGDAIYLFLRCATASLFSDVFNNKTVESTCKYWIWVSLVNNSIPNIKGQLTDISPIIIRTFLQILLVKNCAEKNEHVRTATFVLLTRILCILPEEMSYGFIFDTLLTCPYVHAKIIMIKVFKDLTQRNSNDITGHITRTSESANSVTNNISKLKISEDGKPARPALPPRPYIAITDDRMASIHSLAMVAVQNVQNDLETKQMSAIPLLLAYMNLFVGIRDKWNKDLLFAMQKSIDDKFKTHKWSSDGHPVPQLDFIKIANDTLKQYLNV